The following nucleotide sequence is from Candidatus Bipolaricaulota bacterium.
AATTAAAATCCTGGGCGTGGCAATGGCCGTATTATTCAGCGTATGGCAATAATGGACTTTGCCATCCATGTCGCGGTAGCGCATATTGAGTCTCCTGGATTGAAAATCGTGGAATGTGGTGCAAGAATGAGTTTCACCATAGCCTTTTCTCGATGGCATCCATGTTTCAATATCATTGGCGTAAACCTTACACATACCCATGTCTCCTGTGCATAAAACCACCACTCGATAAGGCAGTCGCAATTCCTGCAATATCTCTTTGGCGTTTTGCATCAATTCCTCATGCATGCGCTCGCTTTCCTTGGAATCGTTTTTGCAAACAATCACTTGTTCGACTTTATTGAATTGATGGACTCGGTACAATCCTCTGGTGTCTTTGCCGTAGGTGCCGGCCTCTCTGCGAAAACAGCTGGAAACGCCGATAAACTTTTTCGGCAAAGTCTCTTCATTCAAAATTTCATCCGCGTGATATGAAGTCACGGCCACCTCAGAGGTTCCGGCCAAGTACTTGTCATCTTTTTCCATGAAATATGTTTGTTCTTCAGCTCCGGGGAAATAGCCGGTGCCAACCAGCGCCGCTTGATTAAGCAAAACCGGCGCGCTCATTAACGTGTAACCTTTATTTATCAATTTGGACATGGCGAATTGCAAAAGAGCCTGCTCCAATCTGGCTCCATCGCCCACCAAAAAATATGACCTCGAACCGGCGATTTTCACGCCTCTGACGGAATCGATAATTCCCAGTTTTTCGCCTAATTCCAAATGATCCTTAATATTGAAAGCAAACTGCGGTATTTCTCCCCAACTTTCAATTTCAACATTTTCCGAGTCATCTTTGCCTTCGGGGATCCGAGGATCCATAACCGCCGGCACAAAAAGCATCAAATGTTCGAATTCTTCGTATATTTCTTTATGTTTTAATTCCAATTTCTTCTCTTTTTTCGATTGTTTTTTGAGCGATTTCAAAACTTTCTTTTTCTCAGCCTCGGATATGCCGCTCATTTTTTTGCTGAATTCTTTTTTTTCTGCCTTGATTTTTTCTATTTCCTGTTGCAATTCACGCCTTTTCTCGTCCAATTTCAAAAGCCGCTTCAAATCCAAATCAATACCTTTCAATTGCGCGGTTTTTTGGATAAGTTTTGGATTTTCTCTGATGAATTTTATATCCAGCATATTTTACATCAGATCAACGGATAACAACGGATGAAACGGACTAAACTAAATTTCAATGTATCGGTTGCCAATCCGTCGATCAGTGTTAATTATTCTTTTGTTTTCATAAGAGGAAAAAAGACCACGTCTCTCAAATTCTCCTGCCCCGTTAAAATCGTCATCAATCTGTCAATTCCAATCCCCCAGCCGGAAATGGGAGGCATGCCGTATTCCATGGCCGTGATAAAATCCTCATCAATCTCAGACGCTTCCTCGTCTCCCGCGGCCCTGTCCTTCATTTGTTGCTCGAATCTTTGTCGCTGATCGATGGGGTCAACCAATT
It contains:
- the serS gene encoding serine--tRNA ligase; this encodes MLDIKFIRENPKLIQKTAQLKGIDLDLKRLLKLDEKRRELQQEIEKIKAEKKEFSKKMSGISEAEKKKVLKSLKKQSKKEKKLELKHKEIYEEFEHLMLFVPAVMDPRIPEGKDDSENVEIESWGEIPQFAFNIKDHLELGEKLGIIDSVRGVKIAGSRSYFLVGDGARLEQALLQFAMSKLINKGYTLMSAPVLLNQAALVGTGYFPGAEEQTYFMEKDDKYLAGTSEVAVTSYHADEILNEETLPKKFIGVSSCFRREAGTYGKDTRGLYRVHQFNKVEQVIVCKNDSKESERMHEELMQNAKEILQELRLPYRVVVLCTGDMGMCKVYANDIETWMPSRKGYGETHSCTTFHDFQSRRLNMRYRDMDGKVHYCHTLNNTAIATPRILIPLLEIYQNQDGSVEIPEVLRPYMDGQKRIERKV